TCTACAAAATACATTCTTCCGTTTTCTGCGACCAGTTGTAAGTCACTTCCTACAGGAAAAACATAAGTTGGTATTATTGCGGGCTCTATTTCTGCCACTGTATTATAGTCACAAACTACTAAATTATTTGGATCATTTACATAGTCATCATCATCCATCTCAGAGAAAAAACGCCACCCGCTATCCGGTGCTTCTATAGATTCTTCCCTAAAAAGCCATTTTAACTTGCTTTTCCCGCTGAGAATATTTTTAGAAACTATACATGCTCCTGCATTTATTATGAATTCTGTTTCGGCTTTTTTATACATTAGTTGGCTCCTTTGTTTTATTATATTTTTTCTTTAATTTCCATTTTGATACACTTCATTTCTTTACTTTTTCTCAATCTATCAATTATTTTACTGACTACGCTATTTACCAACAATAGCATATGCCTTATCCCCAACTTTGATACTATTGATATCTTCAGAATCGTA
The nucleotide sequence above comes from Sebaldella sp. S0638. Encoded proteins:
- a CDS encoding DUF2185 domain-containing protein produces the protein MYKKAETEFIINAGACIVSKNILSGKSKLKWLFREESIEAPDSGWRFFSEMDDDDYVNDPNNLVVCDYNTVAEIEPAIIPTYVFPVGSDLQLVAENGRMYFVDNLTEEEIDLGYL